A genomic stretch from Methylophilus medardicus includes:
- a CDS encoding 5'-nucleotidase C-terminal domain-containing protein: MFKLKQLTACVALALTAGVAWAEGVTVLHVGDQESWLLSAQGNLRDNAGQPISFYGGIDRLATVMKNAEMVADSAGRTVLKLNAGDAFLPGPRFKASLDNLGNAYMGGQDFYDAIALRQIGFDALVVGNHEFDLGPEIAARFAEVSGSTYLSVNLNFDATTAFASLKSAGKVAPSKIVTTKAGHKIGLVGATTPLLPNISSPGAVNLFAYDPFNTEAQNLQALIPLIQAEVNRLRTDEGVKTVILMSHLQNSINEINVVVPALQGVDLVLSGGGHELMVDADDALINGGVAATYNSHPVIATDANGKSVPVLTSHFGNRYVGQVNFSIDDDQGTFAGIESTKMMRVSGASADADRVTGNVALQAQVVTPVSDYITALNAQIIGTTAVKLNGPTHTSCTPAPCTFVAGVRNAETGLGNLVADAMRFAGKSDVAIQNGGGIRTSIAAAGNVSVGDTFNILPFTNLVKRAPEMNASQLKDILEHSVINANATGGNNGRFAQVSGMQVVYDTRQTPRASTTATDPAPVGTGNRVRRVVLDDGTVLIDNGVVVNNSRTFSFTTIDFTAAGGDGYPFPANSVQFENDPFTITYQEALANYIQTPKSEGGLGRLNNADGDEVTVNMYGLENQYDRGGRLIDLAIANSTPGVTRNGTAARDTLIGTAGDDVINGGLGVDTLTGGAGNDVFVFNSMREAGDTITDFTPYADKLQLTALLSSLGISSNSALTGGFLRLVDVTAGVQVMLDSDGSAGPAAAKPLVTLKGLTAKQVAPARDFIL, encoded by the coding sequence ATGTTTAAACTGAAACAATTAACCGCTTGTGTCGCACTGGCATTGACTGCTGGTGTTGCTTGGGCTGAGGGTGTGACGGTGTTGCATGTGGGGGATCAGGAAAGCTGGTTGTTGTCCGCGCAAGGCAATTTGCGCGACAACGCTGGTCAGCCGATTTCGTTTTATGGTGGCATAGATCGCCTAGCAACCGTAATGAAAAACGCCGAAATGGTGGCTGATAGCGCCGGACGCACAGTACTTAAACTGAATGCGGGGGATGCATTTCTGCCCGGTCCACGTTTCAAGGCGAGTCTGGATAATCTGGGCAATGCCTACATGGGTGGCCAGGACTTTTACGATGCCATCGCGCTGCGTCAGATTGGCTTTGACGCATTGGTTGTGGGCAACCACGAGTTTGACCTGGGCCCCGAGATTGCTGCTCGCTTTGCAGAAGTGTCTGGCAGTACCTATTTGTCCGTAAACCTTAACTTTGACGCCACCACGGCGTTTGCCAGTTTGAAATCGGCAGGCAAAGTCGCTCCGTCCAAAATTGTCACCACCAAAGCCGGTCATAAAATCGGCCTAGTTGGTGCGACTACGCCATTGTTGCCCAATATTTCATCGCCAGGCGCGGTTAATCTGTTTGCTTACGATCCGTTTAACACCGAAGCCCAAAACTTGCAGGCGCTGATTCCCCTGATTCAGGCGGAAGTGAACCGTTTGCGCACAGATGAAGGTGTGAAAACTGTGATTCTGATGAGTCATCTTCAAAATTCGATCAATGAAATCAATGTCGTGGTGCCCGCGCTGCAGGGCGTTGACCTCGTGTTGTCTGGCGGTGGTCATGAGCTGATGGTGGATGCTGATGATGCCTTGATCAATGGCGGCGTGGCCGCGACCTACAACTCACATCCGGTGATTGCCACCGATGCGAACGGTAAGTCAGTCCCGGTATTGACCAGCCATTTCGGTAACCGCTATGTCGGTCAGGTCAATTTCAGTATTGATGATGATCAGGGGACGTTTGCCGGCATCGAATCGACCAAAATGATGCGTGTGTCCGGTGCCAGTGCTGATGCAGACCGCGTGACTGGTAATGTCGCCCTTCAGGCGCAGGTGGTGACGCCGGTATCTGACTATATCACTGCCCTGAATGCACAAATTATTGGCACGACCGCAGTCAAGCTGAATGGTCCAACACATACATCATGCACACCAGCCCCTTGTACCTTTGTAGCAGGCGTGAGAAATGCTGAAACCGGTCTTGGTAATCTGGTGGCTGATGCCATGCGTTTTGCAGGTAAATCCGACGTAGCCATTCAAAACGGGGGCGGTATCCGCACCAGTATTGCTGCGGCAGGCAATGTTTCGGTGGGTGATACCTTTAATATTCTGCCATTTACTAACCTGGTCAAGCGGGCGCCCGAAATGAATGCCAGCCAGTTGAAAGATATTCTGGAGCATTCAGTGATCAATGCAAATGCAACTGGCGGTAATAACGGTCGCTTTGCGCAAGTATCAGGCATGCAGGTGGTTTACGATACACGTCAAACGCCACGTGCCAGTACCACGGCGACAGACCCGGCGCCAGTTGGTACTGGCAACCGCGTTCGCCGTGTTGTGCTTGATGACGGTACGGTGCTGATCGACAATGGCGTGGTGGTGAACAACAGCCGTACCTTCTCATTCACCACGATCGACTTTACTGCGGCAGGTGGTGACGGCTATCCGTTCCCGGCGAATAGCGTACAGTTCGAGAATGACCCGTTCACCATTACCTACCAAGAGGCCTTGGCCAACTATATTCAAACACCAAAATCAGAAGGCGGATTGGGTCGTTTGAACAATGCAGATGGTGATGAAGTGACTGTCAATATGTATGGCCTTGAAAATCAGTATGACCGTGGCGGCCGCCTGATTGACCTGGCGATTGCCAACAGCACGCCGGGCGTAACACGCAACGGTACTGCTGCGCGCGATACGCTGATAGGTACTGCTGGCGATGATGTAATCAATGGCGGCTTGGGTGTAGACACCTTGACCGGTGGCGCAGGCAATGATGTTTTCGTGTTTAACAGCATGCGCGAAGCGGGCGACACCATCACGGACTTCACGCCTTATGCCGACAAGTTACAGTTAACGGCCTTGCTCTCTTCACTTGGCATTTCGAGTAATAGTGCCCTGACGGGTGGCTTCCTGCGTCTGGTCGATGTGACTGCAGGTGTGCAGGTGATGCTAGACAGCGATGGTAGTGCAGGTCCGGCAGCGGCAAAACCGCTGGTTACGCTCAAAGGCTTGACCGCGAAACAAGTTGCTCCAGCCAGAGATTTCATACTTTAA
- a CDS encoding PEP-CTERM sorting domain-containing protein — translation MKKISLIAALLLSSQANAALNAGDIMFTSFNADEDGLSFVTFVDIAANTTIYFSDNEWTGSAFNTGESFNQWVSSSVVTAGTVVRFADYDKATLNASTGTLSRATVSGSSNWGISNSGETVYAYLGSSASSATTFLTAITNGTFATDGSLTDTGLTAGVNAMQLTSKAGASSNPDYAEYNGVRDGLSNFTDYKAQVANVNNWNVDTVNNSASAALIPNTTAFTVAVVTPVPEADSVAMLLAGLGVLALVRRRQSL, via the coding sequence ATGAAAAAAATCAGTTTAATCGCAGCATTGTTGCTGTCCAGCCAAGCCAACGCTGCATTGAATGCAGGTGACATCATGTTCACATCATTCAACGCCGATGAAGATGGCCTGTCATTTGTCACTTTCGTTGATATTGCTGCTAACACGACGATTTACTTTAGCGATAACGAGTGGACTGGTAGTGCATTCAATACTGGCGAAAGCTTTAATCAGTGGGTTTCCAGCAGTGTAGTGACTGCAGGAACTGTGGTTCGCTTTGCCGACTATGACAAAGCCACCCTGAATGCGTCTACGGGCACTTTATCCCGCGCGACTGTAAGCGGTAGCAGCAACTGGGGAATCTCTAATTCTGGCGAAACCGTATATGCCTACCTCGGTAGCAGCGCATCATCAGCAACCACATTTCTGACCGCAATCACTAACGGTACGTTTGCCACAGACGGTTCACTGACCGATACCGGTTTGACAGCAGGTGTTAACGCCATGCAGTTGACCTCTAAAGCGGGTGCTTCCAGCAACCCAGACTATGCCGAGTACAACGGCGTGCGTGATGGCCTGAGCAACTTTACTGATTACAAAGCACAAGTGGCAAACGTGAATAACTGGAACGTTGATACGGTGAATAACAGTGCTTCGGCCGCGTTGATTCCAAATACCACGGCTTTTACTGTGGCTGTTGTTACCCCAGTGCCAGAGGCTGACAGTGTAGCGATGTTGCTGGCTGGTTTGGGTGTGTTGGCACTGGTTCGCCGTCGTCAATCACTTTAA
- a CDS encoding ExeM/NucH family extracellular endonuclease produces the protein MKYKKIHWALAWLGLSSLSIPVHAEVVISQIYGGQGAVYNQDFVELFNAGSAAVNVTGWSVQYASATGNGNFSANGVTALSGVLQPGQYYLVGLRSGANGLALPTTDVANNATDMSGTNGKVVLLNSNTGLTCNGGSVVCSPAQLAQIVDLVGYGTANFFEGAVAPAISSSSALLRKNNGCQDTNQNGSDFVTGSPAPRNSSSAVNVCGGGSGGNAPIVTSCPAVSLQVGEAGSVLLQASDADSVVNAATLSASSPAGVTLNNFTAAGSDGQSASTTLQLDGSLPAGTYAVDVQFANNEAQTASCSVNVTVQSSNITRIFQIQGSGLGVDSVSPFNGQTVTTEGVVTAVFPGLNGYYLQDAAGDSNPLTSDGIFVYLGTGVTPTVSKGQKVRLTASVTEFNTITELINVSGLQVLSSNNVILPTEITFPEVTEGDLEAYEGMLVRITTPMTASQNYFQGRYGQVTLSAEGRMIKPTNINPANSAAAAQLADENARRRLVLDDGSSVQNPNPIPFIGVDDTLRAGDIVENLTGVIDHGLITASNTGPRDYKLHPTEAVNFTRENVRTAAPAAVGGNYKVASFNVLNYFTTFTNGATASGQTGQGCRLGSSVTASNCRGANNLVEFNRQRNKIIRALAAINADAVGLMEIQNNGTTAAQNLVDGLNAVLGANTYAVIADPASGTGTDAIKVAMIYKPARLTPTAGALSDNNSINNRPTLAQTFQAANGEKFSVLVNHLKSKSCSDAAGANADQGDGQGCYNAQRLAQTNQLVQFIQTVKNQANDSDVLVIGDLNAYGKEDPVLVLENAGLQDQIARFNGQDGYSYVFDGESGYLDHALANADLAAQVTGTVHWHINADEPFVIDYNTEFKPQDLYTDTPYRSSDHDPVIVGLQLVKSVQGSAQRDTLVGTAGDDVLTGGIGADTLTGLSGRDLFVYQSLRDATDTITDFMPNEDQLDIRELLQSIGYQGAQPFDDGVARWVSVAGGTQLQISAKPLVTLKGVTAANLNAQRDVRW, from the coding sequence ATGAAATACAAAAAAATCCACTGGGCATTGGCATGGCTAGGCCTTTCTTCCCTGAGTATTCCTGTACATGCCGAGGTGGTGATTAGCCAAATTTATGGTGGCCAGGGCGCTGTGTATAACCAAGATTTTGTTGAATTGTTTAATGCAGGATCCGCTGCAGTGAATGTCACCGGCTGGTCAGTGCAATATGCCAGCGCGACGGGTAACGGCAATTTTTCAGCCAACGGCGTGACGGCACTCTCTGGCGTGTTACAGCCTGGACAGTATTATTTGGTCGGTCTCCGCTCGGGTGCCAATGGTCTCGCCCTACCCACCACCGATGTTGCAAATAATGCCACGGATATGAGCGGCACTAATGGCAAAGTCGTGCTGTTGAATAGCAATACGGGTCTTACTTGTAACGGGGGCTCTGTCGTCTGTAGCCCGGCACAATTAGCGCAGATTGTTGATTTGGTCGGCTATGGCACGGCAAATTTCTTTGAGGGTGCAGTCGCGCCTGCCATCAGCAGCAGTAGTGCATTGTTGCGCAAAAATAATGGTTGTCAGGATACCAATCAAAACGGCAGCGACTTTGTAACAGGCTCGCCAGCCCCGAGAAATAGCAGCAGTGCAGTTAACGTCTGTGGCGGTGGTTCCGGTGGCAATGCGCCTATCGTGACTTCGTGCCCAGCGGTGTCATTGCAGGTAGGCGAGGCTGGTTCTGTTTTATTGCAAGCTTCTGATGCCGATAGCGTTGTGAATGCAGCCACTTTATCAGCGTCCTCACCTGCTGGTGTCACGCTAAACAACTTCACAGCTGCCGGTAGCGACGGTCAATCAGCCAGCACCACTTTGCAACTGGATGGCAGCTTGCCAGCGGGTACTTACGCGGTCGATGTGCAGTTTGCCAATAATGAAGCGCAAACAGCGAGCTGTAGCGTGAATGTCACCGTCCAAAGTAGCAACATCACGCGTATTTTTCAAATTCAAGGTAGCGGATTAGGCGTTGATTCAGTCAGCCCATTTAACGGTCAAACAGTGACGACTGAGGGTGTGGTGACGGCGGTGTTCCCGGGCTTGAATGGCTACTACCTGCAAGACGCTGCCGGTGACAGTAATCCACTCACTTCTGACGGTATCTTTGTTTACTTGGGTACAGGGGTCACCCCCACAGTCAGCAAAGGCCAAAAAGTGCGCCTGACAGCGAGCGTGACCGAATTTAATACCATCACCGAACTGATTAACGTGAGCGGTTTACAAGTGTTGAGTAGCAACAATGTCATTCTGCCAACCGAGATCACATTCCCTGAAGTGACTGAGGGCGACCTCGAAGCTTACGAGGGCATGCTGGTACGCATCACGACACCAATGACTGCTTCTCAGAATTACTTCCAGGGGCGTTATGGTCAAGTGACCTTGTCTGCTGAAGGCCGCATGATCAAGCCTACCAATATTAATCCGGCAAACTCAGCAGCTGCGGCACAATTAGCCGATGAAAATGCCCGCCGCCGCCTCGTGCTGGATGATGGCAGTAGTGTACAAAACCCTAATCCGATTCCATTTATCGGGGTGGACGATACGTTGCGTGCCGGTGATATCGTCGAGAACCTGACTGGCGTGATTGACCATGGCTTGATCACGGCATCCAATACTGGCCCACGTGATTACAAACTGCATCCAACCGAAGCCGTGAATTTCACGCGTGAAAATGTGCGCACGGCCGCACCGGCCGCCGTGGGTGGTAACTATAAGGTTGCCAGCTTCAACGTGCTCAATTACTTCACCACATTTACTAATGGTGCAACTGCCAGTGGCCAAACCGGTCAGGGTTGCCGCCTAGGTAGCAGCGTGACTGCTTCAAACTGCCGTGGTGCCAATAACTTAGTTGAGTTTAACCGTCAGCGCAACAAAATCATCCGTGCACTGGCTGCGATCAATGCCGATGCCGTCGGTTTGATGGAAATCCAGAATAACGGCACTACGGCGGCACAAAATCTGGTGGATGGCCTGAATGCTGTATTGGGTGCCAATACCTATGCGGTGATTGCTGACCCCGCCAGCGGTACCGGTACGGACGCGATTAAGGTGGCGATGATTTACAAGCCAGCCAGGTTGACACCGACTGCGGGGGCATTATCAGACAACAACAGTATTAACAACCGTCCGACACTGGCGCAAACCTTCCAGGCTGCCAATGGTGAGAAGTTCTCTGTGCTGGTCAACCACCTCAAGTCCAAGAGCTGCTCTGATGCCGCTGGCGCAAACGCGGATCAAGGCGACGGCCAGGGCTGCTACAACGCGCAACGACTGGCACAAACTAACCAATTGGTGCAATTCATCCAGACGGTGAAAAACCAAGCCAACGATTCCGATGTGTTAGTGATTGGTGACCTGAATGCCTACGGTAAAGAGGACCCTGTGCTGGTGTTAGAAAACGCTGGTTTGCAGGATCAGATTGCTCGTTTCAATGGCCAGGATGGTTACTCCTACGTGTTTGATGGTGAGTCCGGTTATCTCGACCATGCACTGGCAAATGCTGACCTCGCCGCTCAGGTGACGGGCACTGTGCACTGGCATATCAACGCTGATGAACCATTCGTGATCGATTACAACACGGAGTTCAAACCGCAAGACCTGTACACCGACACCCCTTACCGCTCCTCTGATCACGATCCGGTGATTGTGGGCCTGCAACTGGTGAAATCAGTGCAAGGCAGTGCCCAGCGCGACACCTTGGTCGGGACAGCGGGTGACGATGTCCTTACCGGCGGTATCGGTGCGGACACGCTCACGGGATTGTCTGGTCGTGACCTGTTTGTTTACCAAAGCCTGCGTGACGCGACAGACACCATCACTGACTTTATGCCGAATGAAGACCAGTTGGATATTCGTGAGTTGCTGCAAAGCATCGGTTATCAAGGGGCACAGCCCTTCGATGATGGGGTTGCGCGTTGGGTAAGTGTTGCTGGCGGTACGCAATTACAGATTTCAGCCAAACCACTGGTGACCTTGAAAGGGGTCACAGCGGCCAACCTGAATGCACAGCGTGACGTACGTTGGTAA